The genomic segment aacatacggTAGTTGGAattaccgcatgcgtaaatgtctgaactatcaaaatataatgttaactatcccgtatggtgaacagcgtaaacgtagaaaaaaaatctcaaattgctgccttttttgtcacattttattcccaaacaaaatttataaaaaaaatgtattaaagcttttatataagcaaatgcggtatcaataaaaagtacagatcatggcacaaaaaatgagccctcataccgccgcttatacggaaaaatgaaagttataggtcgtcaaaatagagggattttaaacaaactaatttggttaaaaagtttgagattttttttaaaggggtaccctacccctagacatcttatcccctatccaaaggctaggggataagatgtcagatcgcaggagtcccaccgctagggaatttgattggaatggaagtcgggggccatgtgcgtttacaaagcccccatggtgccaaaacaagggaccccccccccacatgtgaccctatttcggaaactacggaaactatttcggaaactttcgaaatgtaagaaggggtgcagtgagtaattacaccccactggtgttagacagatctctggaacagtgggctgtgcaaataaaaaaaataattttttttcactgttcaaaaaaatcttttagacacctgtggggtgtaaatgctcactgcaccccttgttacattccgttagTGGTGTGTttgccaaaatggggtcacgtggggtggggggggggggttccactgttctggcactatgggagctttgtaaatgccCATGGtgttcaattccagccaaattctctctccaaaagcccaatggttttcatttggggggggggggggtgtaaatgtgtAAGggtttgtatatgtagtgttttacttttttttattttgtgtagtgtagtgttttcaggttacattcacatagtgctgggcggtataccggttcacaccgaataccggtgtgtgtttttttttctttacgatatgaatttttcacataccgcaataccgtttccatagcaaccaactccaaTGCGTGATGGCGTAGAGAAAAGTCTGGCGGCACAGCGTCTCTGGGAAGTGTAGTCCGAGCCGCACTGACTGTGAGGAGCTGGGAGGGGACTACAACGTGACTTCCGGGCGGGAGCGGGAAACTCGAGCAGAACtgcggagacatggaggagagttacGAGTGGCCTGACCGAGATCCCGggtaccatggtgaggaccccCGACCACCTGACACTATACTGAGGACCCCCCTCCCCCGAAATACCATTTAAATACCGGGAAACCGccataattaaaaagaaaatactgtgatatacatttttggtcataccgcccagcactacatttacacgggcggggATTTActttgagtttcccgctgggagtttgagcaaacttgcagcagaaaagctcactgtaaaccccagcccgtgtgaatgtaccctgtacctccagctgttgcaaaagaactcctcccagcatgcactgagaccatacatgctgggagttgaagttatgcaacagctggaggcacactttttctatgaaaaagctggaggcacagctacaactcccagcatgcttggagttagttatgcaacagctggaggcacattttttctatgaaaaaaaatgtgcctccagatgttgcataactacaactcccagcatgccctttggctgtgcatgctgggagttgttgctgttGGCAGGAGGCAAACAACCGACCTCCTGCTGTATTCATCCGCCTCCGCTGCCAGGGACCACGCCGCCGCCTCCAGGGACCTCCGATGCCATTGAAGACAGGTAAGAGACCCCCAACAAGCCCTGATCGCCGCCCAGATCACAGCCCAGCAGGCTAGGGTGATTGGTCGGTCCTCACGCGATCGTAAGGtgacacccgtgccacctcactcctgctggacaagggtgattggtgccgtCTTGGACAGCACCAATCGCCCTTTTCttttgtctcaggaccccctcccaggagtttgcacaggatgcctgctgaatgatttcagcaggcatcccattcacCCCCCAGTTACCGGCAGTGAACGGAAACGTCCAGGGCGTgcatgtatgccctgggtccttaaatccCAGGATGCCAGGGCATACCAGTACGCCCTGTGTCTGGGATgggttgaaggggtattccaggaaaaaacttttttttaaatatcaactggctccagaaagttaaacagatttgtaaattacttctattaaaaaatcttaatcctttcagtacttctcctagagcttctgaagttgagttgttcttttctgtctaagtgctctctgatgacacgtgtctcgtgaaatgcccagtttagaagcaaatccccatagcaaacctcttctaaactgggcgtttcccgagacaggtgtcatcagagagcactttagacagaaaagaacaactcaacttcagaagctcataagtactgaaaggactaagattttttaatagaagtaatttacaaatctgtttaactttctggagccagttgagatatagatagatatatagatatatatagattatagatatatagatatatagagatatagatatagatatatatatatatatatatatatatatatatctatatctatatctctatatatctatatatctataatctatatatatctatatatctatctatatctcaactggctccagaaagttaaacagatttgtaaattacttctattaaaaaatcttagtcctttcagtacttatgagcttctgaagttgagttgttcttttctgtctaaagtgctctctgatgacacctgtctcgggaaacgcccagtttagaatatatatagtttttacctggataaccccttttaaggtccCAGATATTTTTAGCAGGTTCTGCATCAAATCTGACAGTCCGCATGCCACACGTAAGAATGGGGTTTTCCAATTCTCCTTTATGACGTATAACGAAGATCCCTAAGTGGGATCCAACTGctgagacctccccccccccccccccaaccaatcTTAACATTTCTCTGTCTAGTGAATTGTCAACCAACAATTATATATAGAATATGCGCTATTGCAATGATTAAGTTTAGTTTCATTGTGGTgagtaaaattaaattaaattatttttcgtaataaaaaaaaaatatatgtaatgtTGTAGATTATgtgtgtagagcagtgtttcccaaccagggtgcctccagctgttgcaaaactacaactcccagcatgcccggacagccgaaggctgttcggtcatgctgggagttgtagttttgcaacagctggaggcaccctggttgggaaacactggtgtagagttttccttttttcatggCTGCCCAGGATGTAGTTGCATTTCTTGGATATAATTCTCCTATAAAATTCCGACCCGTCTGACTTTGTCCTTACAGGTGGTGTTTGTTAGAAAAGTTGCGCCCTTCTTAAGCATCAACACCTCCCAGATGCAATGTGAGATGAAACACGACATCTACTTCAGTGATAGCAAACTTTTCTCTCTCTTCAGGTAAGTCAACCTTGATTAGACGGCATATTCAATCTAACAGGCTCCCCTTTTAAAAGAGCACTCTGTATAAAACTGTTATGTTTAGTGCAGCGTCGGTGTTATGCCGCCGCCTTTTGTTTTTTGTCTgtaattaacttaaaggggtactccggtgcttagacatcttatccccctattcaaaggataggggataagatgcctgatcgtgggggtcctgccgctggggacccccgtgatcgtgcacgctgcaccccgttagaatcagtccccggagcgtgattactgtcaatcacggggacggagcattgtgacgtcacggctccgcccccatgtgacgtcacaatccgccccctcaatgcaagcctatgggagggggcgtgacagcagtcacgccccctcccataggcttgcattgagggggcgcagcgTGAAGTCACAattctccgtccccgtgatcgagcgaacacgctccggggacggaGTCtatcggggtgcggcgtgcaagatcacgggggtccccagcggcgggcacccccgcgatcaggcatcttatcccctatccttttggataggggataagatgtctaagcgccggagtacccctttaacagtagtgTTTGCAAATCATTGTGGAGTAGTACAGGTCTACACTGGGTGGTACAGTAAGTCACGCAGGAACGTTCATGAGTGAGTCCTATAAATTACCAAATGGTTCCATGTACAAAGCTCACTGGGCATTATAAAGTGATGCCTTGGCAACTATACCACCCAGAATGGGGCCTGCACCTTCCCATACCCGATCTGAAGATTGGGCTGGAGATTAAAGTTATAGGCTGCTGTGAGATTAAAACACaaaaaatcagtaaaaaaaaaaaaaaaaaaaattacaaaaaaaaacatgggctTTTGGTGATATTGTGGTtctaatagatttttttatttttttatttataaagaaTCAGTAAATGTTTGGATTCTACATAGCAATAGGGggatagatttatcaaaacctgtccagaggaaaagttgctgagttgtccatagcaaccaatcagatcgctgctttcatttttgaaaaggcctctgtaaaatgaaagaagcgatctgattggttgctatgggcaactcagcattttttcctctggacaggtttttataaatctctttccccccccccatagtgataCCCCCAGGTGAGTGGTTTTGCTGTAGTTTATGAACCTATTTCTCAGACATCATGTATTTCTTATTCAGGCGCTTGCTGCAGCATGAATGTCACCTGTGCCCTGACATGAGACCCTTCCACGCCTTTGCTGACCTAGAACAGCACATGAGGAAACATCATGAGCTCTTCTGCTGTAAACTCTGTCTGAAGCACCTGAAGGTGAGAAGATATTTTGCTGCCATGTCTGTCTATAGATTGCTTTGCATTTCTTTGTCTTTTTCTATCCGCTCCTTGTAtgagccttaaagggtacctttcatcaaaaaaaaaacttttgatatcttatagattaatgtatgcagaataactttacaatagcATGTTGTTAAATAAtatttctttctatttaattttccactttgaaaaaatgaccactagaggtctccctaccagtcctggccacaaggcctttttttaaatagatttaaaactcatgcaggagtcctaaatctcagactgcagccgggacacagacaagctcctattttttaataacatgctattggaaagttattctgcatacattaatctatattatatcaaaagtttttttgaggagcggtaccctttaaaaaaaaaagctgcagcaAATGTCTCTGGTGTCTTCACGTTTTTATGTTCTGTTCATCATTTTAAGAATTTTACCTATGAGCGGAAGTGGTATTCACGGAGGGATCTCGCCCGTCATCGCATTCAAGGCGACCCAGAAGACACATCCCATCGTGGCCATCCTCTCTGCAAGTTCTGTGATGAGCGTTACCTTGACAATGATGAGCTGCTGAAGCATTTGCGCAGGGACCACTATTTCTGCCACTTCTGTGACTCTGATGGGGCTCAGGAATACTACAGGTAAGTGACAGAAGGCGCAGTCTGTTTTTATGCTCTTTTATACATTCTTTTAGTATTGTAGGAACACCCCAgcagaaggggttatccaggaaaaaacttttttagggtacgttcacacgtgctgaTTTTtggcgtattttacactgcagatccgcttGTGAAGGTCcctctctatgctggctttacatgtgcctgctcgtagtggcaatacgccgctaccagcagacacactgcgatgtgcgagtcgcagtatactcgcacatcgcgggagctctctgcctagctcagagcagggagagcggcaaTGATGTGCGAGTActccgcgcacatcgctgcagtgtgtctgctcgtagcggcgtattgccgctaccagcaggcacatgtaaagccagcatagagcggggccttcaccagcggatctgcagctaaatacgctgagaaaatccgcgcgtgtgaacgtacccttagggtgcatgcacaccacgtttttgctgtacagttcccttatacgatttcaagttaaaaaccatacGGAACTGTAtagtaaaccgtatgtcaaacgcatcatccggttgtgtccgttttgcatcctgtacggttttgtcattttttttttttttttttacccgtacccaaaactgtagtctaccacgtattttggtccgggtgaaaaaccatattaaaccgtatacgtttttttaacatgggagtcaatgggaaccgtacagaactgtatgtgtgtacagtttcatacggttttcaccatacggtttttgactttgcacagtttttttttttattggaatttcaatcaaacaagtgaaactttattcaaaaagttaaaaacgtatgagtttttttgtcttaaaaaacggatgcaactggacatcatttttcaaaccatatatggtttttaactgtatacgggttgaaatttgtacacacgttttgatacagtttagtcaggttttgaggaatctgttcttcatcaaaaacctgatacgggaactgtattgcaaaatcgtGTTGTGCAtgcacctttatatatatatatatatatatatatatatatatactggctccagaaatttagacagatttgtaaattacttctataaaaaaaaatcttaatccttctaataattatcagctgctgaagttgagttgttcttttctgtctgtcaacagtgctctctgctgacatctctgctcgtctcgggaactgcacagagtagaagaggtttgctatggggatttgcttctactctggacagttcccgggacaggtgtcatcagagagcacttagacagaaaagaacaactcaacttcagcagctcgtaagtactgaaaagattaagatttttttttttttaatagacgtaatttacaaatctgtttaactttctggagccagttgagagagagagagagagagagagagagagagagagagagatatctatataatatagagagagagagagagagatataaagacatttccctggataacccccctTAATCCAGGCATCAGAatgttttatgtgtgtgtgtatgcttacTACATCTTCACTGGTTACAGCAGTGGCGTCTGAACTGccgccctacagatgttgcaaaactacaactcccagcatgcccggacagccgttggctgtccgtgcatgctggaagttgtagttttgcaacatctggagggccccagtttgaacACCACTGCTTTACagtatatgtttgtttttgttttcctcaCAGTGACTACTCCTTCCTGAGGGAGCACTTTCGCGAGAGTCACTTTCTGTGTGAGGAGGGGAGGTGCAGCACGGAGCAGTTTACACACGCCTTTCGGACTGAAATTGACTACAAGGCACACAAAACCTCCTGCCATAGCAAGAACCGCGCCGAAGCACGCCAGAACCGACAGATCGATCTTCAGTTCAGCTATGCTCCAAGACATAGTCATAGTCATAGTCGCAGAGCTGAGGGTAAGGACTGTCAGTCCATATATCTGTCCTGCGTTTATTtaaaggaagtttttttttttttttttttttttttttttttattattacagtaAAGTTCCTTTAATTCATTAGCATTAGGGCAGGTGCCAGATTACCAAGTTTCTGGTTTACCGGACGTTAAGTGGAGTTAAGTTTACCGCACTGTAGGAATAAAGTCTGGttcattgtttcttttttttctcatatatgaCTTTGTGTTTTTCAGGTGTAGTTGGAGGGGAAGATTATGAGGAGGTGGATCGATATAACAGACAGGCAAGACCAGTAAGGGGGTTGGCACGTGGAGGTCAGCAGAACCGCAGGGGGAGCTGGAGGTATAAAAGGTAAGCAGAGAGGGTTGAGATTGGCAACGTTTTTTGGGCACTGGAGCAGTCAAATAACAGTTGCAGAAGTGTACAAGGcctttaacccgttaacgaccatggacgtctatgctcgtccatgtgccgttaacggggtatgacgcgggttcctgactcgagcccgcgtcataccggctgatccctgtagctgggggccagcgttaatagccgacatgcagctggctattaaccctttagatcgccgctgtcaaaggtgCCTTTTAACTGTGCCCTTTTAACTGTTGTGTTTTCTGATTATCTTGCAGAGAAGAGGAAGATCGAGAGATTGCTGCTGCAGTGAGAGCGTCTGTAGCAGCCAGAAGACAAGAAGAAACTGGGAGAAAACAAGTCCTGGAAAATGGCGATGGCCCAAAAAGTAGGACGGAGGACTTTAGGGATCCTGAGGAGGGACGCAAAGCAAAACCTATCCCTAAATCCTCTGGAGATACCACAGGTGACTGAAATTCTTTTGTGCAACTTCAGACACCAGCTTCTTCCAGGACAGATACTATAACAATCTGCAAATATTTTCTTAGGTCCAAAAGAATTGGGTATGACCTCAAACTCCTCCAACGGGGTATTGAAGCCAGAAGACTTCCCAGCTTTTGGCTCTGCTGTGGCTGCACCATTGAGGTATGATAAGAAGATGTCTCCTGTGAGCCGGTCTACAGGAACATATTTAGTGCTCATGAATATCAGGGGGAAAAGGAAAATGATTTACACATCTAAGTATTTACATTACTCAGGGCGTAAAAGCAGACAAAGCCATGAGTAGTGTGCGGGAAGATTTCCAGGAGAAGCAGCAGGACACCTAGCTATGTACAGGATTTTCACAGACCCTGCAGCAGCTATTtagaaatagtaaaaaaataaagagcgcAAAGGTGTCCATTGACTTTATGTAaattataaatgttttcattttactatgttctaagtgctctctaatacaGAGGACGTTATTTTAGATTCGTGGCAGTACAATTTTGTATACTGTTGTATATGCCAAAAGAACACCCTTTTGGTTTCTGTTAGACTAATTTAACCCTCTTATGTCTAGAGCTTTCCTCTGTATGTATGCTTAatggagaactccagcaaaagttTACTTTACTCCCTATccaaggataaggggataagtagctgatcgcagggggtacgactgctgggacccccagcgatttCTGGCGTGGGACCCAGCTCTCTCAGTAAGGAGCTTgtgtcatctaccggtagacggcaagcactccattaatttctatgggagcgctgatgTGCTTGGGTCTTTTCGGCGCtcgcatagaaatgaatggagcacgtgccgtCTGCAGCATGCTCTGCGCACTGAGTGCTGTGTCCCTTCcctgagatcatgggggttccagctgttggaccccccacaatcagctatTTATTCCTTatattgtggataggggataagttaaagagCACCTGCCATCATCTCCATTGCTTTATATTATGCTGCTGGAATGTTGCCCTCTTCATTACCTGCCCCCcgcagtttttctttttcattttcgcCCAGTATTtccttcttaatcctttcaaactTGCTCACTACAGGCAGTGTACAATGTGGGTGAAGTGCGCCATGCAGTGTGCGcagcgctcgctcccgtctgtctgattgacaggcagggagctgcactGTGCTCGTCGGTGTCCAGGCTGCACTATGAGAGTTAGGACTTATATACATGAGTCTGAACTCTATAAGAGACTTAGAACATGTAGAGAGAccccctagtggtcagtttttacaagtcaaaataaatatataaatataaaaagaaatgtaATGACACAGTATTataaagttgtttctaatacattaatAAACAACTTATAAAAAgtttgacaggtactctttattgTTAAAGTTCTTGTTAATGTAGTTATAAAATGATTGAACGGGACCTGAGAGTTATTTTTCCTTGCAGTGCACCTAAACCAGCTCCTGTTAAATCAGCTCCTGTTAAACTAAAGGAAGAGGATTTTCCAAGTCTGTCGTCCACCTCGGGCTCCTCCTCAGCTTCCCCCTTCCCTGCTGGGCCATCGTACACTTCTTCAGCAAGGTCTTCAAAAGCTTTCCATGAAGAGGATTTCCCAGCCTTGGTGTCCAATATAAAGCCCGGTAAACCACTATCGGCCGTCACCTCTGCTTGGACAACTTCCTCTTCTAAAAGTTCCACAAAACCCTCTTCACCTACCATAGCTGCTTCAAGCAAAGTATCAAAGAAAGCCGCCCAGCCGAGTATCTCAAAAGGTCCCTACAAGAAACTTCAGAGACCTCCTTCCCTCTCCGACGATGAAGATGACGGTACAGGGATAACTGCGCAGGAATTCCGCAATGCTCCGACCATGATGGATATCTCTAAGCTGCTCACCACATCTTCTTCCCAAACAAGTGGGAAAAGCAACAGAAAGAAGCGAGTGGGATCAGAGCATCCAAGCCATTCATCCCCAGGTCTTACTGTAGAGGACAGGTCGACGAGTTCTTCCCTCAAAGAGAATGCCACAGAGATTGAGCGCACCCCGACACCCCCTGCAACATCAATCCTCAGCGATAAGTCAAACACAGTTGTTAATGGTCTCAGTGAGAAAAAGGTGCCGGACAAAGGAAGTGGCTGTAAAGATCCCCCTGGGCTGAAGACTTTGTCCTATGCAGGTCCAAAGTACCCTGGACCAGATGAGGATTTTCCAGCATTGGGGAACAGTAACTTGATGAGGATGCCACCACCAGGTAAAATCCCACCAGtagtttttttaatacatttttttgtagaCCTCTCATTGGTATATCTGTTGGGAGAAAAAAAGAGACAGATACCGGCACCTAGTGCATTACCCTTGGTAACAGGAGCAGTAGGTCAGAGGATTGGCCCAAGGACCATATAGATGGCTGCTCACCTTAGGTACGATAAAAAAGAGCCTGTCTCCCCAGTGATATTGGGGTGCTATGTGGAGATGTAGCCGCTGCTTGCCTCTTGGGTTGCAGGATCCAGCAGGGTTGCTGGCCTGGATGCAGAGGAGAAGAGACTGGAAAGAAAACCCTTTGGTGATGGCGCTGCG from the Hyla sarda isolate aHylSar1 chromosome 8, aHylSar1.hap1, whole genome shotgun sequence genome contains:
- the ZNF598 gene encoding E3 ubiquitin-protein ligase ZNF598 → MASKSGKLFDLEGSCVLCCQEFDVFALGKCDHPVCYRCSTKMRVLCEQKYCAVCREELDKVVFVRKVAPFLSINTSQMQCEMKHDIYFSDSKLFSLFRRLLQHECHLCPDMRPFHAFADLEQHMRKHHELFCCKLCLKHLKNFTYERKWYSRRDLARHRIQGDPEDTSHRGHPLCKFCDERYLDNDELLKHLRRDHYFCHFCDSDGAQEYYSDYSFLREHFRESHFLCEEGRCSTEQFTHAFRTEIDYKAHKTSCHSKNRAEARQNRQIDLQFSYAPRHSHSHSRRAEGVVGGEDYEEVDRYNRQARPVRGLARGGQQNRRGSWRYKREEEDREIAAAVRASVAARRQEETGRKQVLENGDGPKSRTEDFRDPEEGRKAKPIPKSSGDTTGPKELGMTSNSSNGVLKPEDFPAFGSAVAAPLSAPKPAPVKSAPVKLKEEDFPSLSSTSGSSSASPFPAGPSYTSSARSSKAFHEEDFPALVSNIKPGKPLSAVTSAWTTSSSKSSTKPSSPTIAASSKVSKKAAQPSISKGPYKKLQRPPSLSDDEDDGTGITAQEFRNAPTMMDISKLLTTSSSQTSGKSNRKKRVGSEHPSHSSPGLTVEDRSTSSSLKENATEIERTPTPPATSILSDKSNTVVNGLSEKKVPDKGSGCKDPPGLKTLSYAGPKYPGPDEDFPALGNSNLMRMPPPGFCPVVTAAPLPPPPGLSSSVGKPPPGFTNVSSAPLPAQPPVKPVKETYLRPENFQQRNIHLIDSIKDYLHSDESKFNEFKSYSGKFRQGLISASEYYKSCHQLLGENFSLIFNELLVLLPDNAKQQELLSAHQELRLEQKQSSNKSKKSKKAAWKTDSSSPELDYSTCPSCSQVLAPQDIAYHKELHLEDNDFPSLQAISRIIS